Below is a genomic region from Desulfobacter sp..
GCCGGTTCTGACTTGGCCGGTTCTTGTTTTTGAGACGCCTTTGGCTCTTCTTGTGGGGTTTCTTTATCTTCCAAGAGAACAAATTTGCTCGCAGGTACTCCGCACACCGGGCATTTTTCAGGCGGGGTATCCCCTTCATGAATATATTTACATACCGAACATTGCCATTTTTTCATGGTCCATCCTTGTGGTTAACTGATTGATATTTTGAAGTTTTACCGATTGTCGATTTCCTTGTATACACACTCATCCGGTCCGCAATAATCGCCGACATAGGCGGCACCCGGCCGGTATAAAGAGGGTTTGGGCGCTGCCATGGCAAATTGCTCTTCAATGACATGGGCGGTCCATCCGCTGACCCTGGACAGGGCAAACAAGGGGGTGAACAAATCCGTGGCAATGCCCATGGCGTGGAAAAGAGAGGCAGAATAAAAATCCACGTTGCAGTAAATATCTTTGTTTTTACGTGCCTTAAAGGCTGCCTTGCCACGGGTTTCAAGTGCCCGGGATAGTTCATACCAGGTGGTGTCTCCTGAAATTTCGCCCATTCTTTTGCTCATGGGCGCCAGGATGACGGCCCTGGGATCATCTGTCTGGTAAACGGCATGGCCAAGCCCCATGATCAGGCCCCCTGAATCCAGGATATTGTTGATATAGGCCTCAATTTTATCTTCAGACCCGATCTCCTTGAGCATCTTCATCACCCTGACATTGGCCCCGCCGTGAAGGGCTCCGGACAGAGAGCCCATGGCCGCGGAAATGGCCGCATAAATATGGGCTTTGGTTGATGCCACCTGGCGGGCGGTAAAGGTGGAGGCGTTAAAGGAGTGTTCTGCATGGAGCACCAGACCTGTGTCAAAAAAACGGGCCGCTTCGGCATGGGGCTTTTCTCCCTTGAGCATATAGAGGACGTTGGCTGCATGGGAAAGGCTCTTGTCCGGCGCAACGGGCGCTTTTTTATTCCGGATTCTTTCCCAGGCAGCTGTCAGGGTCGCCAGGCCTGCGATGAGGTTTTCCGCGCTGAAAAGGGTGTGTTCCATTCCTTTTTGTCCGGCATTGGGATCGTTCTGGATGAGCATGGGGGTTGCCATCTGAAGCACATCCATGGGATTGGTCCCAGGGGGAAGGGAGGACATTAACTCAAATATATTGTCTGGGATTTGTCTTTTATCTGCCAGGCTTTTTGAAAAATCATCCAGTTCCTTTTTTGAGGGCAGCCGTTCGTAGAGCAGCAAAAAGCAGATCTCTTCAAAGCTTGCCCGTTGTGCCAGGTCCTGAATGAGGTAGCCCCTGTAAATGAGCTTGCCTTCTTTGCCCTGAACATCGCATATTTTCGAGCTTGCGACATCCACACCCCGTAATCCCGTATTGAGTACACTCATACATTCATTGTCATTCATGGCCGTCTCCTTAAAAAATTAAAATATTTTTTCAGGGGGTCTTCTTTCCGGAACATAGTTTGATTCTATTTCATTGTTGTTCAGGGCCGTTGAAATATAGAGTCCGCAAAAGCAGGCCCCGAATTCTTCAAGATCGGGCGCCCTGTATACGCAGGGACACACAATGTCCTTGTCGTGTTCCCGGTCGCCGCAGGCAAGTCTGCAGGGACATGCCATGTATCCGTATCTCTCTTTGTTGAGCAAAAGCGATTCCAAAAGTTCAAAGACCAGGTCCTTGTCCTTGTTAAAAAAAATGCCTTTGGCTTCCTGTGATTTTTTCAATGCTGAATAGAGCTGTTCAATTTTCATTTGCAATCCCCAGAGCCTCCCTGATTTCATTTTCTTTGTATCCGACAATCACGGTTTCATTTATTTTAATGGTGGGGAAGGAACATCTGGGATTCAACTCTTTGATATCTGCCAGAATGGCTTTTCTTTCCTCACCTTCCAGATCATCGACTTCCACGTAATCATATTCCACATCGCAGTCGCTGAACAGTTTCTTTGTTGATTTGCAGTGGCTGCAGGTACTCAAGGCGTATAGTTTTGGCTTTTGATTGCCCATTGAATGATCTCCTTAAGGGTTTTGATTCGGTAAATCCGTATCCATAAAGGATGGTAGACCCTCTTTTTAGGGTATAAAAAAAAAGATGGTCGTATGCACACGATTTAAACATTTTGCATGTTTCATGCCGGTTTGGCAAGATAAAACTGGGTCAAAAGTGGTGGTCTGTTTTTTGCAATATATTTCTGGATAATATTTGGGAAACCTGAACGGGTTTACAGGAAACGCAGGATATGGAAAATGAAAATTTACAGACTTGTGTTTAAGGATGAATTCAGGGTATTAAAATATTAGGATAAAAAAAGATTACAATCGGCCTGATTCTAAATAAAAGGAGAAATCTTCATGAGTCTCTGGTATTGCTCTGTCTGCCATAAAGAATATGATACATCTGAAAAACCCGAGACCTGCAGCCAATGTCAGTCTGATCACCGCATGATTTTTGACCGGCAGTCTTTGCCGGACAGTTTGGAAGCGGTGAGGGATCTTGCCCGTAAAAAGATGAAAGGCATTTGTGCGGTGTATCCTTCCTGTGACGGCACCATGGATAAGATTTGTCAGCGGGAAAGCTATGGCAAGCCCATAGGCCTTGGCGGGGCGGGCAAGGGGCTTTCTTTTCGAAATAACATTGCAGCCCTGGAAGCCGTACAATTCAACATGTCCGTGGTGGGGGATCATTTTGATCCGGATACCCGAACCCGGTTTTTAGGGTTGGATTTAAAATTTCCCGTGCTGCCGGCATCCACTGCCGGGGCGCAAAAATATAATGATGCCCTGGATGAGACCGATTTTTGTAAAGCGGTTCTCATGGGGGCAAAAGAGGCCGGCACCATCGCCTTGAGGGGGGACACCTGGTTTTACACCCCCCAGGACAATCCCGCCTTGGATGCCATGGCGTTCTGTGATGGATACGGGATCAGTATATTTAAACCCCGGTCCCAGGATGTGCTCAAAGGGCTGATAGAACGGGCGGAAGGTTTGGGATGCCGTGCTGTGGGGGTTGACCTTGACGGGGCAGGCTCCACCATCATGGCCCGTTACGGCCAGCCGGTTTTTAGAAAAAGCCCAAAGGATATTGAGGCGCTGGTTCGGTTTTCATCTTTGCCTTTTATTGCCAAAGGGGTGATGCGGCCGGATGAAGCCCAGATGTGCAAGGATGCAGGGGTCTCGGTTGTGGGGGTTTCCAATCACGGAGGAAGGGTGCTTGACTCCACCCCGGGAACGGCACAGGTCTTGCCCCTGATCCGTGAACAGGTGGGCCGGGATCTTATTTTGACCGTGGACGGGGGGGTCAGGACCGGGTACGATGTCCTTAAAATGCTTGCCCTGGGTGCCGATGTTGTGCTCCTTGGCAGGGACATCATCCGTGCGGCCGTTGGCGGCGGTGCCTATGGGGTTGCCCTTCACCTGGAACATATTCACAAAACCTTGAAAAAAGCCATGTTTATGACCGGAACAAAAAATATTGCCGGAGTGGACAAGGGCATTTTATTTTAAGGTTTTTATAGGCCATGTCATTTTTCAAACCTATCAATTAATGTGGGCAACAAAAGAAATATCAGGAGGAATCATGGGACGAATTTTGATTGTTTACGGGACAAGAACCGAAGAAACCAAAAACATTGCAGATCTCATCGGTGAAGGCATTCGAATGTCAGGGCACGAGGCCCTGGTCAAACGGGTCTCCCAGATTAAAACGGAAGAAGATTTAAACGGGTATGAGGGGTATGCCTTTGGATCTCCCACCTATCACGGAGAAATGATCACCTCAATAAAACAGCTGCTCTTTATTGCAGAACGGGCCCAATTAAAGGATAAGCCCGGCGGTGCCTTTGGATCCTATGGGTGGAGCGGTGAAGCGGCCGGAAGAATTTTTGACACCATGGAAAATATTTATAAGATGAATATGACCCCGGAAGGACCGCTGATGCTCAAGGCAGGATGGGTCGAGGGCGGGATCCAGTCGGCCCAGAATTACGGCAAGGCCCTGGCTGAAATGATTTAGGAGTTGATCATGGCTGATCCCATTATTTTTTTATGCCCAAAATGCCGGGCAAAAAACCGGGTGCCTGCGGCAAGGCTCAAGGATCACCCCCTGTGCGGGCACTGCAAAGCCCCTTTGGTTACAGAGGATTTTGGAAAAGTAGTTCGGGTCACGGATTCGGATTTTGACACCATGATCATGGACGCTGATCTTCCTGTGCTGGTGGACTGCTGGGCGCCCTGGTGCGGGCACTGCCTTTCCATGGCGCCGATTCTCGATGATCTGGCCCAAGACTATGCCGGCCGGGTCAGGATTTTTAGGCTGAACCTGGATGAGAATCCAGGCATTGGGGCCAGGTTCGGCATCAATAGTGTGCCCACCCTGCTTTTGGTCAAAAACAAGAAGATACGGCAGACCCTGGTGGGGGCCAGGGCAAAAGAAACCATGGTGGCGGCAGTTGAACGCCTTTTGTGAATTGGATGAAAAATCGTTTTTTCCCTGGATCCAGTCGTTATGGGGGATTCGGGTCAAGCGGATTTGTCCTGAGCTGGAAATCCAGGGCAGTCCTGAGCGCTCTTTGTCCAGAGTTGTTTTAGAGGATGACCTTGGCGGGTTTTTTCTTTTGGAAAAGTTTGCCAGGGAAAAATATCCTGCCAGGCAGCGGGTGGCCCAAACCCTTGCCCATTTGAACCAACATGGACTGACTCGGGCATTGGCACCCTGCAAAACAAAATCCCATACCTTTTTGGACTTTTTTGGCGAAAACTGCTTTCAGCTCACCCGGTTTTTAAAAAGTTCCGGACTTGAACGCCCCCAATGGCTTGGGATGGGTGATATTGGCCGGCAAATGGCCTCTTTTTTAATTTCCATGCGCAAGGCCTCCAAAGGGATCACCGATCACTACTCTTTTTCTTGTTTTTCCATCAAGGAGTATATCTACACATTATTCAGGGAGATGAAAGTTTACCATCCAAAGGTCAGAGAACAATATCTGCCCATGCGGACTTTTTTGGAAAAAGGGTTTATGGATGCCCATGACCACCTGGATTTTGCCTTCTGTCACGGGGATTTTCACCCGTTGAACGTCATCTGGCACAATCATCAGATAAACGCTGTGATCGACTGGGAGTTCATCGGCATAAAGCCTGACTGCTATGACGCGGCAAACCTTGTGGGATGTGCCGGGATAGAGCATCCCCAGGGATTGGCCATGCCCATGGTGACGAGTTTTTTATCAAATCTTCAAAAAACCTCTGTCATCAGTGCGGCCGGATGGCGGTGGTTTCCTGAGTATGTTCTGGCCCTGAGGTTTGCCTGGCTCTCTGAGTGGCTGAAAAAGCAAGATGAGCAGATGCTTGAAACCGAAGCGGTGTTCATGAATATTCTCATTGACCAGATGGGTGAGCTGAGAAAAATCTGGTCCATAAAAAGATAAATTTTTCTTGATTTCCAAACAAATATTCTGATACTAAAAATGGTATATACCATTCGATAAAATTGGCGAATTCCAGAATTGTTACGATAAAAAAGGTAGAAACACTTTTGCCTCTGGGACAGGTTGCGACACTTTGTCCTGAGACATATTTGTTCCTTTGTTTTTAACCTTTTGATTGCGCCCACCCCCGATTTTGCAGGGCACCCAATAATCATGGGGGGTAAGTATGATCTGGTACGGACTTTGCTGATAAACATTAAGGAATATAAAAATTTAAGTAAACACCGGGACCCTTTTGATTTGGGAATTCAAAAAGCATAATCCAGGAGAATTGATATGGCCGAAT
It encodes:
- a CDS encoding ferredoxin:thioredoxin reductase, with product MKIEQLYSALKKSQEAKGIFFNKDKDLVFELLESLLLNKERYGYMACPCRLACGDREHDKDIVCPCVYRAPDLEEFGACFCGLYISTALNNNEIESNYVPERRPPEKIF
- a CDS encoding aminoglycoside phosphotransferase family protein, whose translation is MNAFCELDEKSFFPWIQSLWGIRVKRICPELEIQGSPERSLSRVVLEDDLGGFFLLEKFAREKYPARQRVAQTLAHLNQHGLTRALAPCKTKSHTFLDFFGENCFQLTRFLKSSGLERPQWLGMGDIGRQMASFLISMRKASKGITDHYSFSCFSIKEYIYTLFREMKVYHPKVREQYLPMRTFLEKGFMDAHDHLDFAFCHGDFHPLNVIWHNHQINAVIDWEFIGIKPDCYDAANLVGCAGIEHPQGLAMPMVTSFLSNLQKTSVISAAGWRWFPEYVLALRFAWLSEWLKKQDEQMLETEAVFMNILIDQMGELRKIWSIKR
- a CDS encoding glutaredoxin family protein, which translates into the protein MGNQKPKLYALSTCSHCKSTKKLFSDCDVEYDYVEVDDLEGEERKAILADIKELNPRCSFPTIKINETVIVGYKENEIREALGIANEN
- a CDS encoding FprA family A-type flavoprotein; the encoded protein is MGRILIVYGTRTEETKNIADLIGEGIRMSGHEALVKRVSQIKTEEDLNGYEGYAFGSPTYHGEMITSIKQLLFIAERAQLKDKPGGAFGSYGWSGEAAGRIFDTMENIYKMNMTPEGPLMLKAGWVEGGIQSAQNYGKALAEMI
- a CDS encoding alpha-hydroxy-acid oxidizing protein, which gives rise to MSLWYCSVCHKEYDTSEKPETCSQCQSDHRMIFDRQSLPDSLEAVRDLARKKMKGICAVYPSCDGTMDKICQRESYGKPIGLGGAGKGLSFRNNIAALEAVQFNMSVVGDHFDPDTRTRFLGLDLKFPVLPASTAGAQKYNDALDETDFCKAVLMGAKEAGTIALRGDTWFYTPQDNPALDAMAFCDGYGISIFKPRSQDVLKGLIERAEGLGCRAVGVDLDGAGSTIMARYGQPVFRKSPKDIEALVRFSSLPFIAKGVMRPDEAQMCKDAGVSVVGVSNHGGRVLDSTPGTAQVLPLIREQVGRDLILTVDGGVRTGYDVLKMLALGADVVLLGRDIIRAAVGGGAYGVALHLEHIHKTLKKAMFMTGTKNIAGVDKGILF
- the trxA gene encoding thioredoxin, which translates into the protein MMADPIIFLCPKCRAKNRVPAARLKDHPLCGHCKAPLVTEDFGKVVRVTDSDFDTMIMDADLPVLVDCWAPWCGHCLSMAPILDDLAQDYAGRVRIFRLNLDENPGIGARFGINSVPTLLLVKNKKIRQTLVGARAKETMVAAVERLL
- a CDS encoding citrate (Si)-synthase, with the protein product MSVLNTGLRGVDVASSKICDVQGKEGKLIYRGYLIQDLAQRASFEEICFLLLYERLPSKKELDDFSKSLADKRQIPDNIFELMSSLPPGTNPMDVLQMATPMLIQNDPNAGQKGMEHTLFSAENLIAGLATLTAAWERIRNKKAPVAPDKSLSHAANVLYMLKGEKPHAEAARFFDTGLVLHAEHSFNASTFTARQVASTKAHIYAAISAAMGSLSGALHGGANVRVMKMLKEIGSEDKIEAYINNILDSGGLIMGLGHAVYQTDDPRAVILAPMSKRMGEISGDTTWYELSRALETRGKAAFKARKNKDIYCNVDFYSASLFHAMGIATDLFTPLFALSRVSGWTAHVIEEQFAMAAPKPSLYRPGAAYVGDYCGPDECVYKEIDNR